Proteins from a single region of Hordeum vulgare subsp. vulgare chromosome 6H, MorexV3_pseudomolecules_assembly, whole genome shotgun sequence:
- the LOC123401768 gene encoding ATP-dependent Clp protease proteolytic subunit-like, whose product MTTSAVANLAGASPLPAFAPRPRSRPNSASPGPYGPAPRRLAVAAPPRAFFSSAPYQPPEPEGYSSVREYGLVPMVVETTSRGERAYDIFSRLLKERIVCIHGPIADETASLVVAQLLFLESENPLKPISLYINSPGGVVTAGLAIYDTMQYIRCPVNTICIGQAASMGSLLLAAGARGERRALPNARVMIHQPSGGAQGQATDIAIQAKEILKLRDRLNKIYAKHTGQNIDKIEQCMERDLFMDPEEAREWGLIDEVIENRPASLMPEGLSAVDPPHHGGGGGPNGRGRDRDMEEPSAV is encoded by the coding sequence ATGACGACCTCCGCCGTCGCCAACCTAGCCGGCGCCTCCCCGCTGCCTGCCTTCGCGCCGAGGCCCAGGTCCAGGCCCAACTCCGCCAGCCCGGGCCCGTACGGGCCCGCGCCGCGCCGGCTCGCCGTCGCTGCCCCGCCGCgggccttcttctcctcggcGCCTTACCAGCCGCCGGAGCCGGAGGGCTACTCCTCCGTCCGGGAGTACGGCCTCGTGCCCATGGTCGTCGAGACCACCTCCCGCGGGGAGcgggcctacgacatcttctcccGCCTGCTCAAGGAGCGGATCGTATGCATCCACGGGCCCATCGCCGACGAGACGGCGTCCCTCGTCGTCGCGCAGCTGCTCTTCCTCGAGTCCGAGAACCCGCTTAAGCCCATCAGCCTCTACATCAACTCCCCCGGGGGCGTCGTCACCGCGGGGCTCGCCATCTACGACACCATGCAGTACATCCGCTGCCCCGTCAACACCATCTGCATCGGCCAGGCCGCCTCCATGGGGTCGCTCCTGCTCGCCGCCGGCGCGCGCGGGGAGAGGCGGGCGCTGCCCAACGCCAGGGTCATGATCCACCAGCCCTCCGGCGGGGCGCAGGGACAGGCCACCGACATCGCCATCCAGGCCAAGGAGATCCTCAAGCTGCGCGACCGCCTCAACAAGATCTACGCCAAGCACACGGGCCAGAACATCGACAAGATCGAGCAGTGCATGGAGCGTGACCTTTTCATGGACCCCGAGGAAGCGCGCGAATGGGGGCTTATAGACGAGGTCATCGAGAACCGCCCGGCCTCCCTCATGCCTGAGGGCCTCAgtgccgttgacccgcctcaccaCGGTGGGGGCGGCGGCCCCAACGGCCGTGGCAGGGACAGGGATATGGAGGAGCCCTCGGCGGTATGA